In a genomic window of Cydia fagiglandana chromosome 8, ilCydFagi1.1, whole genome shotgun sequence:
- the LOC134666901 gene encoding uncharacterized protein LOC134666901 translates to MPLKTPQLNTVTYGTACAPYLSTRCLVQLAMECSDPVVSKEATESDSHNLSKESSVLGVLWAPSTDTLRFEININKDEHKVTKRIILSNTWHFLIGRPLTSLPSPQKPENMKIRTSPEKPSTLTYAKVVKLVKDHLEPVPSALAERYKFRQCRQQNGQSIAEYVATLKQMARFCDFSSVTNGLEENLRDQLVCGITSDAIRQRLFADKKLEYSKAVLIATTMESAEKDSSAVESTAIGMHYNASQSGKKLCTACGDTRHERSACKFKDYVCDTCSRVGHLRRVCPEKEGHKARARPGATKSWGTSQEYASGSGGRGYNERALTGRGGSTAGRRRRGARSGAAPARQHCIREHPGPAEDASWRGDGGEGAGPSRPTDSDDEWPIYQMGLSQYPPV, encoded by the exons ATGCCTCTTAAAACTCCGCAGCTGAACACAGTGACATACGGCACTGCATGTGCACCTTACTTAAGCACCCGGTGCCTGGTTCAGTTAGCAATGGAATGTTCTGATCCTGTCGTGTCTAAG GAAGCTACAGAATCTGACTCTCATAATTTGTCAAAAGAGTCAAGTGTACTGGGAGTACTGTGGGCACCTAGTACTGACACTCTCAGATTcgaaataaacataaacaaagatgAACATAAAGTCACCAAACGCATAATTCTATCGAATACCT GGCACTTCCTCATCGGGCGGCCGCTGACGTCACTACCAAGCCCGCAGAAGCCTGAAAACATGAAGATTCGCACAAG TCCGGAAAAACCATCTACATTAACGTACGCTAAAGTGGTGAAATTAGTGAAGGATCACTTGGAACCCGTGCCATCGGCGTTAGCAGAACGTTATAAGTTTCGGCAATGCAGACAACAAAATGGCCAATCCATTGCCGAGTACGTGGCCACGTTAAAACAAATGGCGAGGTTTTGTGACTTCAGTAGCGTGACTAACGGGCTAGAAGAGAACCTCCGGGATCAACTAGTGTGCGGGATTACCAGTGACGCAATTCGACAGAGGTTATTTGCAGATAAAAAACTCGAATACAGTAAAGCGGTACTGATAGCGACTACAATGGAGTCGGCGGAGAAAGATTCTAGTGCGGTGGAATCTACGGCGATAGGAATGCACTACAATGCCAGCCAAAGTGGAAAAAAACTGTGTACAGCGTGCGGCGACACTAGACATGAGCGTTCCGCGTGCAAATTTAAGGATTACGTGTGCGACACGTGTTCACGTGTCGGTCATCTACGGCGTGTGTGTCCCGAAAAGGAGGGGCACAAAGCTAGGGCAAGACCAGGAGCGACCAAGAGTTGGGGAACCAGTCAGGAGTACGCAAGTGGCTCGGGAGGCCGCGGCTATAACGAGAGGGCGTTGACCGGCCGGGGAGGCAGCACGGCCGGCAGGAGGCGGCGAGGCGCGCGCTCGGGCGCGGCGCCCGCGCGCCAGCACTGCATCCGGGAGCACCCCGGGCCGGCCGAGGACGCCAGCTGGCGGGGCGACGGCGGCGAGGGCGCGGGCCCTAGCCGACCCACGGACAGCGACGACGAATGGCCGATATATCAAATGGGACTGAGTCAATATCCACCG GTTTAA